A portion of the Heptranchias perlo isolate sHepPer1 unplaced genomic scaffold, sHepPer1.hap1 HAP1_SCAFFOLD_64, whole genome shotgun sequence genome contains these proteins:
- the LOC137317928 gene encoding histone H2A.J-like, with product MSGRGKTGGKARAKAKSRSSRAGLQFPVGRVHRLLRKGNYAERVGAGAPVYLAAVLEYLTAEILELAGNAARDNKKTRIIPRHLQLAIRNDEELNKLLGRVTIAQGGVLPNIQAVLLPKKTSSVCTKSK from the coding sequence atgtctggaagaggaaaaaccggcggtaaagctcgggccaaggccaagtctcgctcatcccgggccggactgcagttccctgtgggccgtgttcacaggctcctgcgaaaggggaactacgctgaacgtgtgggtgccggagcacCGGTCTatttggctgctgtgctcgagtatctgacggctgaaatcctcgagctggccggcaacgcggcccgcgacAATAAGaaaacccgcatcatccccagacacctgcagctggctatccgcaacgacgaggagctcaacaagctgctgggacgggtgaccatcgctcagggcggggtgctgcctaatatccaggccgtgctgctgccgaagaaaaccagcagtgtgtgcaccaagagcaagtaa
- the LOC137317959 gene encoding histone H1-like has translation MTDTAAAETAPPAAAAPLKAPKKKKAVPRPKSTGPPLGEQILKIVADCKDRKGISLAAIKKVLAAKGLDVEKHRSQIKLSIKRNVEKGSLVQIKGTGASGSFRVAKKETQAKVGKKVKKQVTKKSPGKKPATKKTALKKLMAKKPAVKKPAVKKSTTKKAAKSPIKKKAAAKKPKTPKPVKAKAKKVEKPRAKPKPKSAKPKKAAGKKK, from the coding sequence atgacagacactgcagccgccgaaacggctCCTCCTGCCGCCGCCGCTCCACTCAAGGCTccgaagaagaagaaggcggttccccgacccaagtccaccggtcccccgttgggcgaacagatcctcaagattgtggcggattgcaaggatcgcaaggggatatctctggccgcgataaagaaggttctggctgccaaaggcctggatgtggagaagcaccggtcccagatcaaattaagtatcaagagaaatgtggaaaaaggctccctggtgcagatcaagggcacgggcgcctcgggctccttcagagtcgctaagaaggaaacccaggcaaaagtgggaaagaaggtgaagaaacaagtgaccaagaaatctcccggaaagaaaccagcgaCCAAAAAAACAGCCCTCAAGAAATTAatggccaagaaaccagcggtcaagaaaccagcggtcaagaaatcgaccacgaaaaaggcggcgaaatcaccaattaagaagaaagcggcggctaagaagcccaagacccccaagccagtgaaggcgaaggcgaagaaggtggaaaaaccgagggccaagcccaagccgaagtcagcaaagcctaagaaagcagcgggcaaaaagaagtaa
- the LOC137317935 gene encoding zinc finger protein 391-like, which yields KCSVCEKSFKRKSDLLTHQRTHTGERPFICSVCGKGFTRSSSLLTHQRVHTGEMPFTCSVCGKRFTRSSHLLRHQQVHIGERPFTCSLCGKGFAQSSTLLTHQRVHTGERPFTCSVCGKSFTQSSTLLTHQRVHTGERPFTCSVCGKEFTCSSGLIEHQLVHTDKRPFKCSNCEKSFKRTWDLMRHERIHIEEIPITCSVCGMGFTQSSLLLSHQRVHI from the coding sequence aaatgttctgtctgtgagaagagctttaaaagaaaaagtgatctgctgacacaccaacgtactcacactggggagaggccgttcatctgctccgtgtgtgggaagggatttactcggtcatccagcctactgacacaccagcgagtccacactggggagatgccgttcacctgctctgtgtgtgggaagcgattcactcgatcatcccacctcctgagacatcagcaagttcacatcggggagaggccattcacctgctccctgtgcgggaagggattcgctcagtcatccaccctgctgacacaccagcgagttcacactggggagaggccgttcacctgctccgtgtgtgggaagagcttcactcagtcatccaccctgctgacacaccaacgagttcacactggggagaggccattcacctgctctgtgtgtgggaaggaattcacttgttcatccggcctcattgaacaccaacttgttcacactgataagagaccctttaaatgttctaactgtgagaagagctttaaaagaacatgGGATCTGATGAGACATGAACGTATTCACATTGAGGAGATTCCGAtcacctgttccgtgtgtgggatgggattcactcagtcatccctcctgctgagtcaccagcgggTTCACATTTga